In Wenyingzhuangia fucanilytica, the following are encoded in one genomic region:
- a CDS encoding heparinase II/III domain-containing protein, with the protein MIKKIVLLFLCINILFIKDVDAQFVFPDKIQREHPRLISPEIKHGELLSKIESDAAVKTSYNSLKSDISKYVNQFKKEPNWLSSRFQMYWKSHATDVYVKGEFYAYAKGKAPVPTVMFTGQRDYVTDYKTPKVEDIKPYLEDKRGLYLQHKNTNKWEWVSPEKTGRVIENINENIMKIARDAALVYFVEGDKEYAQFALHLLDVYSQGLLYRNEPIDLEKGNIQNVIGLTSFQVIKENIVDELAQTYDFLYDYIQKNHPKQNVIYTASLKKLAEIIIKNGVPDNNWNLHQTNKVIEIALVLDNNEAYKDGKGCQYYLHRVFNESEARQWSVNDVLSYGYDENNGVWNESSGYALSVAKGFTELAKVIQEALNVDVMPNMPVIKKAVEVMPQYLYPNKQIVAFGDSHYGTLETNPFLDLISNAQKFHKKEQEERFTEMLFLIKDKKQLLKPSKPKNAFRELLYNTKVTLNKDIEPANLSDYTTASFYAPNVSWLAMRNGMDKENGLMISQVGSTGNHAHSNGIAMEFYGKGYVLAPEGGRGSSYFRPDYREYYSQFPAHNTVSVNGKSQYNKMRSYYAFQVNALYPASEQKEGYYPNINFSDLYFHEPSTNSDQNRVMSIVRTGETSGYYVDIFRSKTKENNADYHDYFFHNLGQTLEFFSEENQSIRLHKSSKLNSKSGNIKAYDYLFDEQSVKRDSPFKATYNLSIDDKNIAMNMWMNGNDDRELFKVKSPHSEAFRKILPEAIEKAPLLTMVVRQYGEAWNKPFVAVYEPSTDAEPATIKTIQQFADANNNSSFVGLQIVSKNNRTDYIFSSDVHDIYTYDGIQFTGTFGLVTKEENNTTLFMGQGKGISYQGYSVEVLGKKSSDVALVIGTEPMLTCADAVLLTVPDEYKKGQVVLNIGFKEIQGARNKVNGKKVVQFKVPSTKYQHILIKIKQ; encoded by the coding sequence ACGTTTTCAAATGTATTGGAAATCTCATGCAACTGATGTGTATGTAAAAGGTGAGTTTTATGCTTATGCCAAAGGAAAAGCACCTGTTCCAACGGTGATGTTTACAGGGCAACGTGATTATGTGACTGATTATAAAACGCCAAAAGTTGAAGATATAAAACCTTATTTAGAAGACAAAAGAGGACTGTATCTTCAGCATAAAAATACAAATAAATGGGAGTGGGTTTCTCCAGAAAAAACAGGGAGAGTTATAGAGAATATCAACGAAAACATCATGAAAATTGCTCGTGATGCTGCTTTGGTTTATTTTGTAGAAGGTGATAAAGAATATGCTCAATTCGCTCTTCATTTACTAGATGTTTACTCGCAAGGTTTGTTGTATAGAAATGAACCTATAGATCTAGAAAAAGGGAATATTCAAAATGTTATAGGGTTAACATCTTTCCAAGTGATTAAAGAAAATATTGTAGATGAATTGGCTCAAACCTATGATTTTTTATATGATTATATTCAAAAAAATCATCCAAAACAAAATGTTATATATACTGCATCTTTAAAAAAGTTGGCAGAAATTATTATTAAAAATGGAGTGCCAGACAATAACTGGAATTTACATCAAACGAATAAGGTAATTGAGATTGCTTTGGTTCTGGATAATAATGAGGCTTACAAAGATGGTAAAGGATGTCAGTATTATTTACATCGTGTTTTTAATGAATCAGAAGCTAGACAATGGTCGGTAAATGATGTACTTTCTTATGGTTATGATGAAAATAATGGTGTGTGGAACGAAAGTTCTGGTTACGCATTAAGTGTAGCCAAAGGTTTTACAGAATTAGCAAAAGTAATTCAAGAAGCGTTAAATGTTGATGTAATGCCCAATATGCCTGTAATAAAAAAGGCAGTAGAGGTAATGCCACAATATTTATATCCAAACAAACAAATTGTAGCTTTTGGAGATTCTCATTATGGAACTTTAGAAACAAATCCATTTTTAGATTTAATCAGCAACGCACAAAAGTTTCATAAAAAAGAACAAGAAGAACGTTTTACAGAAATGCTTTTTTTGATAAAAGACAAAAAGCAACTGTTAAAGCCTAGCAAGCCTAAAAATGCTTTTAGAGAATTATTATACAATACTAAGGTTACATTAAATAAAGATATTGAACCTGCGAATTTATCTGACTATACAACAGCTTCTTTTTACGCACCAAATGTTAGTTGGTTGGCTATGAGAAATGGTATGGATAAAGAAAATGGTTTAATGATTTCTCAGGTAGGTTCCACTGGTAATCATGCACATTCTAACGGAATTGCCATGGAGTTTTATGGTAAAGGTTATGTGTTAGCTCCAGAAGGAGGTAGGGGGTCTAGCTATTTTAGACCAGATTATCGTGAGTACTATTCACAATTCCCAGCACACAATACGGTGTCTGTAAACGGAAAATCGCAATACAATAAAATGCGAAGTTATTATGCTTTTCAGGTAAATGCATTGTATCCAGCATCAGAACAGAAAGAAGGATATTATCCAAATATTAATTTTTCTGATTTGTATTTTCATGAACCAAGTACAAACTCAGATCAAAATAGAGTGATGAGTATTGTACGTACAGGAGAAACTTCTGGATATTATGTTGATATTTTTAGATCTAAAACCAAAGAAAATAATGCAGATTATCACGATTATTTCTTTCACAATTTAGGTCAAACACTTGAGTTTTTTAGTGAAGAGAATCAATCTATCCGTTTACATAAATCATCAAAACTAAATTCAAAATCAGGAAATATAAAAGCTTATGATTATTTGTTTGATGAGCAATCAGTAAAAAGAGACAGTCCTTTTAAAGCTACTTATAATTTATCTATTGATGATAAAAATATAGCCATGAATATGTGGATGAACGGAAATGATGATCGTGAATTATTTAAAGTAAAATCTCCGCATTCTGAGGCTTTTAGAAAAATTTTACCAGAAGCTATAGAAAAAGCACCCTTGTTAACTATGGTAGTTAGGCAATATGGAGAAGCGTGGAACAAGCCTTTTGTGGCAGTTTATGAACCTTCTACAGATGCTGAGCCAGCAACAATTAAAACCATACAGCAATTTGCAGATGCGAATAACAATTCAAGTTTTGTAGGCTTACAAATAGTTAGTAAAAACAATAGAACAGATTATATATTTTCTTCGGATGTACACGATATCTATACTTATGATGGCATTCAGTTTACAGGAACTTTTGGTTTGGTTACTAAAGAAGAAAATAATACCACTCTTTTTATGGGTCAAGGTAAAGGAATTAGTTACCAAGGATATAGCGTTGAAGTTTTAGGGAAAAAATCTAGTGATGTTGCTTTGGTAATTGGAACTGAACCAATGTTAACTTGTGCAGATGCAGTTTTGTTAACGGTTCCAGATGAATATAAAAAAGGACAAGTGGTTTTAAATATTGGCTTTAAAGAAATTCAAGGAGCAAGAAATAAGGTTAACGGAAAAAAGGTAGTTCAGTTTAAAGTACCGTCCACAAAATATCAACATATATTAATTAAAATAAAACAATAA
- a CDS encoding glycoside hydrolase family 97 protein has product MNLFFKKFSVIITLLLVFTSCNSAEVIELSSPDTSKKIVFLEGENNNITFSVYYNDKKIIQTSVLELLSEELNFSGKVTVEQIENTSVNTTWNSRFSELSTIPDHYNQTKIYLKQGNAKLNIIARAYNEGVAFSYEVPAQNGIEEIGLSENIHYNFSENFPVWSTPKREKGVLTAQGKYSKIPMTELQEGADRPLLIEVSDDIKIALAEAQLVDYARMSFDKGNSSKYSIVSSLDGKTEALKQDEITGAVIEENKVAGARVHKKLPFQSPWRVVMMGESYGELLENNYLIQNLNPPSEIADDSWIKPGKVLRETTLTTQGAFAAIDFVSSHNMQYIMFDAGWYGNEMKNSSDATTVTLDPKRSKGPLDMQAVTAYGKERGVGLILYVNRRALEKQLDDILPLFKEWGVAGIKFGFVRVGDQDATAWMHEAIKKAAEYGMIVDVHDEYRPTGFSRTYPNLLTQEGIRGDEESVPNDHTLITMFTRTLAGASDNTVCYYNSRVNKMGSHASQLAKTICVFSPLQFLYWYDKAPAAPIKEDGLWGDTKTIGNEPELEFFNNVPTTWDETKVLKAEIGEVGVIARRKGNDWFIGGINGTTPHNVEVDFSFLEPNAKYLAKVYTDDETVKTRTNVKIEEVAVSHKTKQNLSLKSNNGFVMHITKQ; this is encoded by the coding sequence ATGAATCTATTTTTTAAAAAGTTTAGCGTTATAATTACATTATTATTAGTGTTTACTAGTTGTAATTCAGCTGAGGTGATTGAATTATCATCACCAGATACTTCTAAAAAAATTGTCTTCTTAGAGGGAGAGAATAACAATATTACGTTTTCAGTTTATTACAATGATAAAAAAATAATTCAAACATCTGTTTTAGAATTGTTATCAGAGGAATTAAATTTTTCTGGAAAAGTAACTGTTGAACAAATAGAAAATACATCTGTAAATACTACGTGGAATTCTAGGTTTAGTGAGTTAAGTACTATTCCAGATCACTACAATCAAACTAAAATTTACTTAAAGCAAGGAAATGCCAAGTTAAACATTATTGCTAGAGCTTATAATGAAGGTGTAGCGTTTTCTTACGAAGTTCCTGCTCAAAACGGAATAGAAGAAATTGGGTTAAGTGAAAATATTCATTACAATTTTTCTGAAAACTTTCCTGTTTGGTCTACTCCAAAACGTGAAAAAGGAGTGTTAACGGCTCAAGGAAAATACAGTAAAATTCCTATGACCGAATTGCAAGAAGGAGCAGACAGACCTTTGTTAATTGAAGTAAGTGATGATATAAAGATTGCTTTGGCAGAAGCTCAATTGGTAGATTATGCTAGAATGAGTTTTGATAAAGGAAATTCATCAAAATATAGTATTGTCTCTTCTCTTGATGGAAAAACAGAAGCATTAAAGCAAGATGAAATCACAGGAGCTGTTATAGAAGAAAACAAAGTAGCAGGAGCTAGAGTACATAAAAAACTTCCTTTTCAATCTCCATGGAGAGTGGTAATGATGGGAGAAAGTTATGGAGAATTGTTAGAGAATAATTATTTAATACAGAACTTAAATCCACCATCTGAAATTGCTGATGATTCTTGGATTAAACCAGGAAAAGTACTTAGAGAAACTACTTTAACTACTCAAGGAGCATTTGCTGCTATAGATTTTGTATCAAGCCACAACATGCAATACATTATGTTTGATGCGGGTTGGTATGGAAATGAAATGAAGAACAGTTCTGATGCTACTACGGTTACTTTAGATCCTAAAAGATCAAAAGGGCCTTTAGATATGCAAGCAGTTACTGCGTATGGTAAAGAAAGAGGTGTTGGACTTATTTTGTATGTTAACCGTCGTGCTTTAGAAAAGCAATTAGATGATATTTTACCATTGTTTAAAGAATGGGGAGTAGCAGGTATTAAGTTTGGTTTTGTAAGAGTTGGAGATCAAGATGCTACTGCATGGATGCATGAAGCTATTAAAAAAGCTGCCGAATATGGAATGATTGTAGATGTTCATGATGAGTACAGACCAACAGGTTTTTCTAGAACGTATCCTAACTTGTTAACTCAAGAAGGTATTAGAGGAGATGAAGAATCAGTGCCAAACGACCATACTCTAATAACAATGTTTACCAGAACTTTGGCTGGAGCATCTGATAATACTGTTTGTTACTATAACTCCCGTGTTAATAAAATGGGGTCTCACGCATCTCAATTAGCAAAAACAATCTGTGTTTTTAGTCCATTACAATTTTTGTATTGGTATGATAAAGCTCCTGCAGCTCCAATAAAAGAAGATGGATTATGGGGAGATACTAAAACTATTGGTAACGAACCAGAACTTGAATTTTTTAACAATGTACCTACTACTTGGGATGAAACAAAAGTGTTAAAAGCAGAAATTGGAGAAGTTGGAGTGATTGCTCGTAGAAAAGGAAACGATTGGTTTATTGGAGGAATTAACGGAACAACGCCTCATAATGTTGAAGTAGATTTTTCATTTTTAGAACCAAATGCTAAGTACCTAGCTAAGGTTTATACAGATGATGAAACTGTAAAAACTAGAACCAATGTTAAAATAGAAGAGGTAGCGGTATCACATAAAACTAAACAAAACCTAAGTTTAAAAAGTAATAATGGTTTTGTAATGCATATAACTAAACAATAA
- a CDS encoding sulfatase, with amino-acid sequence MKNQQLTLRFLSFFFCAILVVSCKPKEQKAAKKELPAKRPNIIFMMSDDHAYQAISAYSDHLIQTPNIDRIANEGIKFTNACVSNSICAPSRATILTGKHCHIHGKVDNVFPFDESQTTFPQIMQKAGYKTAMFGKLHFGNNPKGVDEFKILPGQGRYYNPIFNTNDGQITVEGYVTDIIMDMTLEWLENNKNSEEPFMLFSMQKAPHREWLPAPRHFKEYTKKTFKEPETLFDDYEGRGTAAKTAEMNLLTHMNWAGDSKMYPDIMKELGIKDKSGWDLEAFEREVGAMNEEQRAVWDSVYRPMMEAFKKEYPNMSDEELMKWRYQRYMQDYLGCIASVDENVGRLLDYLDETGLAENTIIVYTSDQGFYLGEHGWFDKRFVYDESFKTPLLIRWPNVIKPGTTSTEMVQNLDFAQTILEAAHIEAPDDMQGESLVPLLLGNNEEWTRDAVYYHYYEYPGIHMVKRHYAIITQEYKLAHFYYDVDEWELYDRKNDPNEMKNVIDDPAYADVVVKLKKQLADLREQYGDSSQLDQEILRKYLEAQNNPDIETVPLH; translated from the coding sequence ATGAAAAATCAACAACTAACATTAAGGTTTTTATCGTTTTTCTTTTGTGCTATACTAGTAGTGTCATGTAAGCCAAAAGAACAAAAAGCAGCAAAAAAAGAATTGCCAGCAAAAAGACCAAATATCATTTTTATGATGTCTGATGATCATGCTTATCAAGCAATTAGTGCTTATAGTGATCATTTAATTCAAACACCTAATATTGATAGAATAGCAAACGAAGGGATTAAATTTACAAATGCCTGTGTATCTAACTCTATTTGTGCACCATCAAGAGCTACAATCTTAACAGGTAAGCACTGTCATATACACGGTAAAGTAGATAATGTTTTTCCTTTTGATGAATCTCAAACTACCTTTCCTCAAATCATGCAAAAAGCTGGATACAAAACAGCGATGTTTGGAAAATTACACTTTGGGAACAATCCTAAAGGGGTAGATGAATTTAAAATTTTACCAGGACAAGGAAGATATTACAATCCTATTTTTAATACTAATGATGGTCAAATTACTGTTGAAGGATATGTAACAGATATCATTATGGATATGACTTTAGAGTGGTTAGAAAACAACAAGAATAGCGAAGAGCCATTTATGTTATTTTCTATGCAAAAAGCACCTCATAGAGAGTGGTTGCCAGCACCACGTCACTTTAAAGAGTACACTAAAAAAACTTTTAAAGAGCCAGAAACTTTGTTTGATGACTACGAAGGAAGAGGAACTGCTGCTAAAACTGCAGAAATGAACTTATTAACTCATATGAACTGGGCTGGAGATTCTAAAATGTATCCAGACATCATGAAAGAGTTAGGAATTAAAGACAAGTCAGGTTGGGACTTAGAAGCTTTTGAACGTGAGGTAGGAGCTATGAATGAAGAGCAAAGAGCTGTTTGGGATTCTGTGTACAGACCTATGATGGAAGCATTCAAAAAAGAATATCCTAACATGAGTGATGAGGAATTGATGAAATGGCGTTACCAACGTTATATGCAAGATTATTTAGGATGTATTGCTTCTGTGGATGAAAATGTTGGTCGTTTATTAGACTATTTAGATGAAACTGGATTGGCAGAAAATACGATTATCGTATATACTTCAGACCAAGGATTTTATTTAGGAGAGCACGGATGGTTTGACAAGCGTTTTGTTTACGATGAATCATTTAAAACACCTTTATTAATCCGTTGGCCAAATGTAATTAAGCCTGGTACTACTAGTACAGAAATGGTTCAGAATTTAGATTTTGCACAAACTATTTTAGAAGCAGCTCATATTGAGGCTCCTGATGATATGCAAGGAGAAAGTTTGGTTCCATTATTATTAGGAAACAATGAGGAGTGGACAAGAGATGCTGTGTATTATCACTACTATGAATACCCAGGTATTCACATGGTAAAAAGACACTATGCTATCATTACTCAAGAATATAAGTTAGCACATTTTTACTACGATGTTGATGAATGGGAATTGTACGATCGTAAAAATGACCCTAATGAAATGAAAAATGTAATTGATGATCCTGCATATGCTGATGTTGTTGTAAAACTGAAAAAGCAATTGGCAGATTTGAGAGAACAATATGGAGATAGCTCTCAATTAGATCAAGAAATATTAAGAAAATACTTAGAAGCACAAAATAATCCTGATATAGAAACAGTGCCTTTGCATTAA
- a CDS encoding right-handed parallel beta-helix repeat-containing protein, whose protein sequence is MNTLKLKNVLFLSLVVLFTSVLTTSCVNRVQPEEFDNDREKDLPQEPSYGDDTIRVASIAQLRKAAIRNNKTIIMVPGEYTAEGTMPQDPKTIYHFSGSNNKFIFKDATIITPTEVLRGMGPGNTHEFATYRIDGSNITIEGGTFKNTGWDHPYKSLSEFEVQGNDISFLGCNIYVQGSKPYGYGDYYGKGSPFYTPLYKHAAMSILGDNVIVDGCDFKVYAFGHGIHIHGSQNTIIRNNTMEGILRPTNEIYEETEATHPGSPAVSFDYKIWFPEEKRGDAIPRDEMLSLTEDGIRAYLDGTDVNGVNRRTGDILVENNFVDKMRSGVAMAIASGKVTVKGNTIINCDTAYSLSSDDEVTADNKGNVAYGPLLSMPYDHKRNSQIVLTLIDPNEGTMGTHNFAEITGSGHNIRFIDETTDPNANLRPIWIGVAHEYSSDESDPDASVDGYNAKDIIINNETKNPIVFGQYSSGTTGTTKGVITSDDGTNNSVTVVTE, encoded by the coding sequence ATGAATACATTAAAACTAAAAAACGTTTTATTTTTAAGTCTGGTAGTTTTATTTACTTCAGTCTTAACAACGAGCTGTGTAAACAGAGTACAGCCCGAAGAATTTGATAATGATAGAGAAAAAGATTTACCTCAAGAGCCTAGTTATGGAGATGATACCATAAGGGTAGCATCAATAGCTCAATTAAGAAAAGCAGCAATTAGAAATAATAAAACAATTATTATGGTGCCTGGAGAGTACACTGCAGAAGGTACTATGCCACAGGATCCTAAAACGATTTATCACTTTAGTGGTTCTAATAACAAGTTTATTTTTAAAGATGCTACTATTATCACTCCAACAGAGGTGTTACGTGGTATGGGGCCTGGTAATACGCATGAATTTGCTACTTACCGTATTGATGGAAGCAATATTACTATCGAAGGAGGAACTTTTAAAAATACAGGATGGGATCACCCATACAAAAGTCTTTCTGAGTTTGAAGTACAAGGAAACGACATTTCATTCTTAGGATGTAATATCTATGTTCAAGGATCTAAACCTTATGGTTACGGAGATTATTATGGTAAAGGTTCACCTTTTTATACACCTTTGTATAAACATGCTGCGATGTCTATTTTAGGAGATAATGTAATTGTAGATGGTTGTGATTTTAAAGTGTATGCATTTGGACATGGAATTCACATTCATGGTTCTCAAAATACAATTATACGTAACAATACTATGGAAGGTATTTTAAGGCCTACTAATGAAATTTACGAAGAAACAGAAGCAACTCATCCAGGAAGTCCAGCAGTTTCTTTTGATTACAAAATTTGGTTTCCAGAAGAGAAAAGAGGAGATGCTATTCCAAGAGATGAAATGTTGAGTTTAACAGAAGATGGAATTAGAGCTTATTTAGATGGAACTGATGTAAATGGTGTAAACCGTAGAACTGGAGACATTTTAGTAGAAAATAATTTTGTAGATAAAATGAGATCAGGGGTCGCTATGGCAATTGCATCTGGTAAAGTAACGGTAAAGGGGAATACTATAATCAATTGTGATACTGCTTATTCATTGTCTTCTGATGATGAAGTAACAGCAGATAACAAAGGAAATGTTGCTTATGGACCATTATTATCTATGCCATATGATCATAAAAGAAACTCTCAAATTGTATTAACATTGATAGATCCAAATGAAGGAACTATGGGAACTCACAATTTTGCTGAAATTACAGGTTCTGGACATAACATTAGATTTATTGATGAAACTACTGATCCAAACGCTAACTTAAGACCTATTTGGATTGGTGTAGCTCATGAGTATAGCTCTGATGAATCAGATCCAGATGCTTCAGTAGATGGTTACAATGCTAAAGACATCATTATTAATAATGAAACTAAAAACCCAATAGTATTTGGACAATATTCTTCTGGTACTACAGGAACTACAAAAGGTGTAATTACATCTGATGATGGAACAAATAATTCAGTTACTGTTGTAACAGAATAA
- a CDS encoding heparinase II/III domain-containing protein: MKQFAVVFFISFLLSPLLLQGQDLAHPRIYTTDQSREDFLKSIEENTWKKSLVDKKIKNLEKYLEYCENDATWLVSRLQMNWKTKHSKVFLKGGKFDHSEGKAPVPTVRFSGTRDWDSEYKRPSLEEVTPYFDDKRGLFLEHKNGKKEWIHPSKAGFAIEKINEQIMSLVEDAAFLYWFTGDKKYAEFAKPVFETYTEGMYYRDAPIDLENGNQQRISGLATFEVIHEKILGSLVTTYDFLYDYFKKEKVNMAHADAVFQKWGDQIIINGIPDNNWNLFQARYLTYVALVLDTNSAYKNGKGREYFLDHTFTTSTERQLAIEESLLVYDQQTGIWPESASYSVHVITTLLNIYTLLDQFTNKNELANYPIIEKAALASFQYLFPSGYLVGFGDSNHKPLPAENFELLISNYRKYGNTKKEQTIASLLNQMIEKGEYKRKADDLFQLFFYVDELNVNNKKADLSTLTSPTFYAPNVSMFNQRLGKDKDAVMVSLVGSYGNHSHVNGISMELYANQYVLGPDMGKGPSYWHTDHRDYYSRFPAHNTVVVNGKSDYNAMRGYHPFTLDNYFPKTETTPLFNKLTYGKVSFVEPKTNANQQRFTAIVKAKDEKSYIVDVFRSKTHDKEKQRHDYFYHNLGQSLEILDKNNSPLTLDVTKDFGSKDGDIKAYNYLKDKKKINTTNDVCALYTLSSENQVDNLMKIWIKGSEHQSVYTALAPKANVLTKGTAPKEVLDDEINTLIVKREGAAWNNPFAMVFNPYLKGEDKLIENVTYSSVKENPSTQIITVLHSDKNTTDNIILNVSENEVVSTKNVYQKGLTSIVRTEKNSENMKYMFLSGMIQFEQYGWTATAVGTPVTISIESIENGFVLENDGPVVLKVPFLNGKKTAELRVYENGKIVAKRNGQINRSNPNQLEFRLHKAYQKAEIIF, encoded by the coding sequence ATGAAACAATTTGCAGTTGTATTTTTTATCAGTTTTTTATTGAGTCCTTTGTTATTGCAAGGGCAAGATTTAGCACATCCTAGAATTTATACTACGGATCAATCACGAGAAGATTTTTTAAAGAGTATTGAAGAAAATACTTGGAAAAAAAGTTTGGTGGATAAAAAGATAAAGAACTTAGAAAAGTATTTAGAGTATTGTGAAAACGATGCAACTTGGTTGGTGTCTAGACTTCAAATGAACTGGAAAACTAAGCACAGTAAAGTATTTTTAAAAGGAGGTAAGTTTGACCATTCTGAAGGAAAAGCTCCTGTGCCTACTGTTCGTTTCTCTGGAACTAGAGATTGGGATTCAGAATACAAACGTCCAAGTTTAGAAGAAGTAACTCCTTATTTTGATGATAAAAGAGGTTTGTTTTTAGAGCATAAAAACGGCAAAAAAGAATGGATTCATCCATCAAAAGCTGGTTTTGCTATCGAAAAGATCAATGAGCAAATTATGAGTTTGGTAGAAGATGCTGCTTTTTTATATTGGTTTACTGGTGATAAAAAGTATGCTGAATTCGCCAAGCCTGTTTTTGAAACTTATACCGAGGGGATGTATTACAGAGATGCTCCTATAGATCTTGAAAATGGAAATCAACAACGCATTTCTGGGTTGGCTACTTTTGAGGTAATTCACGAAAAAATATTAGGGAGTTTAGTGACTACTTATGATTTTTTATATGATTATTTTAAGAAAGAAAAAGTAAACATGGCTCATGCCGATGCTGTTTTTCAAAAATGGGGAGATCAAATTATCATCAATGGAATTCCAGATAATAACTGGAATTTGTTCCAAGCAAGGTATTTAACTTACGTAGCTTTGGTTTTAGATACCAACAGTGCTTATAAAAATGGAAAAGGACGTGAGTATTTTTTAGATCATACTTTTACAACTTCTACAGAAAGACAATTGGCTATAGAAGAATCTTTGTTGGTGTACGATCAACAAACGGGAATTTGGCCAGAAAGTGCTAGTTATTCCGTTCACGTTATTACTACTTTGTTAAACATTTATACGCTGTTAGATCAATTTACCAATAAAAACGAATTGGCTAATTATCCTATTATAGAAAAAGCTGCTTTGGCATCTTTTCAGTATTTATTTCCAAGTGGTTATTTAGTTGGGTTTGGAGATTCTAATCACAAACCTTTGCCAGCAGAAAATTTTGAATTGTTAATTTCAAATTATAGAAAGTATGGAAATACAAAAAAGGAGCAAACCATTGCTAGCCTGTTAAATCAAATGATAGAAAAAGGTGAGTACAAAAGAAAAGCAGATGATTTGTTTCAATTGTTTTTTTATGTGGATGAGCTAAATGTAAACAACAAAAAAGCAGATTTATCTACCTTAACATCTCCTACTTTTTACGCTCCAAACGTGAGTATGTTTAACCAAAGATTAGGAAAAGACAAAGATGCAGTCATGGTTTCTTTAGTAGGTTCTTATGGAAACCATTCCCATGTTAACGGAATTTCTATGGAATTATATGCAAATCAATATGTTTTAGGTCCAGATATGGGGAAAGGACCAAGTTATTGGCATACAGACCATAGAGATTATTATTCAAGATTCCCAGCACACAACACGGTGGTGGTTAATGGAAAATCAGATTACAATGCCATGAGAGGATATCATCCTTTTACTTTAGATAATTATTTTCCTAAAACAGAAACTACACCATTGTTTAATAAGTTGACTTATGGAAAAGTTTCTTTTGTAGAGCCAAAAACCAATGCCAATCAGCAAAGGTTTACAGCTATTGTAAAAGCAAAAGATGAGAAGAGTTACATCGTAGATGTTTTTAGGTCTAAAACCCATGATAAAGAAAAACAAAGACATGATTATTTCTATCATAATTTAGGTCAATCATTAGAAATTTTAGATAAGAATAATTCACCTCTAACTTTAGATGTTACCAAGGACTTTGGAAGTAAAGATGGAGATATTAAAGCGTATAATTATTTAAAAGATAAAAAGAAAATAAACACAACTAATGATGTTTGTGCTTTGTACACTTTATCATCGGAAAACCAGGTTGACAATTTGATGAAAATATGGATAAAAGGAAGTGAACATCAAAGTGTTTACACTGCTTTGGCTCCAAAAGCTAATGTGTTAACTAAAGGAACAGCACCTAAAGAAGTTTTAGATGATGAAATCAATACTTTAATAGTTAAGCGAGAAGGAGCAGCATGGAACAATCCTTTTGCAATGGTTTTTAATCCATATCTTAAAGGAGAAGACAAGCTAATTGAAAATGTGACGTATTCTTCTGTAAAAGAAAATCCAAGCACACAAATAATTACTGTTTTACACAGCGATAAAAACACAACAGACAACATTATTTTAAACGTATCAGAAAATGAGGTTGTGTCAACTAAAAATGTATATCAAAAAGGATTGACTTCTATTGTTAGAACAGAAAAAAATAGTGAGAACATGAAATATATGTTTCTTTCTGGAATGATTCAGTTTGAGCAGTATGGATGGACAGCTACTGCAGTGGGAACTCCTGTAACAATTTCTATAGAAAGCATAGAAAATGGTTTTGTGTTAGAAAATGATGGTCCTGTAGTGTTAAAAGTTCCTTTTTTAAATGGTAAGAAAACTGCTGAATTAAGAGTTTACGAAAACGGAAAAATAGTAGCCAAAAGAAATGGACAAATTAATAGATCTAATCCAAATCAGTTAGAGTTTAGATTACACAAAGCATATCAAAAAGCAGAAATTATATTTTAA